The following is a genomic window from Equus asinus isolate D_3611 breed Donkey chromosome 3, EquAss-T2T_v2, whole genome shotgun sequence.
AAGTAGCAGTGAGAGGGGCTGATAATCAATACATGAACTAGTCTGAATAGTTAAATGTTGGGTGTAATTGGGTTAGGAAATTCAGCATTTATGTCCTTGGATTGAAGATAATTGCTTGGtgatattttatcaattttatgggtttttttaaatttcagaaatcaGCAAAGCCGATGCTGAAATGCTTACCAACAACTGTAAGTTTAGaaactttattataaatttaacaCATTCACAACTATTTCTCCATGATTTTTCCAAAAAGGACCTTGAAGTACATCGTGTGGAAATCCATAGTGGTCTTTCAAAATTTTTGGATATAACAGATATctatctggaatttctttctgaaaaacacTGGCCTATGAATTTTAACATTTGTAAGGAGTTGTCCAAAAGGGTGAAATGAGAACTGATCCCAAAGAATGGACTCATAAGTGAAGACTATCAtatctgaaaaagttaaaataagcaagatttaagggaaaaaaacttaggacaataagaaatacaaaacttGACTGTATCaaatacatttattataaattaaaaaacagttctgttcttttaaaataaattctctttaGAGTATCATGAGAGTAAATATCCACTGAATGGATATTTATGGAGTATCCGTTCTCCACATGCGGCCTTATAGACAGCACTATATATGCTATGCAAGATACAGATGCTAATGAAGCAAAGATTTCATCCTCAAGAATTTTGCAATCTACTTGGAGAGATAAGAATTATAACAAATAGATACAATAAAACTCAGTGATTGAAAGCTATTTGAGACCAAAAAGAAGATAAGTAAAAGTCACCCATACCAAGATGGAATAGGGTACCACAATAGTACATTCCAGAAAAGAAACAGCATCGCTTAGGCAATGCCTGACAATCACTGAGGAATTTCAAGTAATGTTTTAAGATATATTTCTCATAAAGCATAATCAAAGCAACCTGCTCTTGtataaataaatcttttcttCAGGTTGTGGGAGACGACTGACCAACAGTATCATAGCAGGCAATCGAATTGTGAATGGGAAAAATGCCCTGGCGGGGGCATGGCCATGGCAGGCCAGCATGCAATGGAAAGGTCAACACCACTGTGGAGCGTCTCTGATCAGCAGCAGGTGGCTTTTGTCTGCAGCACACTGCTTTTCTAAGTAAGAGTGAAAGTCTGACTAAATGTAGAATTCTGCGTGCAGGCTATTTTGGGTAGCCTATGGGGGTTAACCTAAATGTGTGAATGCTCACCAAGTCGATATGGAATTTACAATTACCTGCATAACTGAAGGGCAGTGGACGCATTTAAATGCAACAAAGAAGGGAAAAGTGAATGGAAGCAATTCACATTTTCCAAATAGCTAGTTTGGCCTGACATTAAGTGCTTTATggacatgattttatttaatcataatcataattcTGTATGGAAGGTATAATTTAACCTATTTAAAGACGAGGAAACTAGAGTTCAGAAGTGGTGATGTAACTTGGCCAAGATCATACAGttcttaaataacagaaattgaaCGTGAACTCTGGTATGTCTGATTCCAGTTATTAGgtgcttatttttcttgcccTCCAGCAGTTTACAATCTAGTTGAAGAAATTCAAATGTGATATATCAAAGGTATAAGGCAGGGCCAGCATCATTGGcccactggttaagttcagtgtgctctgcttcagcagccggggtttggttcctgggcacagacctagactGCTCTGTTAATGGCTATGCTGTGCTGACagtccacatactaaaaaatagaggaagattggcacagatgttggttcatggtgaatcttcctcagcaaaaaaaaaaaaaaaaggtataaagcagaaaagaaaagggtAAATGTCATGTGTAAGATACAGATATTAAGTGTATGGAAATTTGATAAAGAAAGAGCATATTTAGCTGAAGTATGAAGATGTAAGATTTGATCTGAACCTAAAGATATAAGATTTGATTGCAAGGGGTGGTGGATGGGAAAGAATAATACGCATTTCGGGTTGGGAAAACagtcttctttaaatgtgtgGAGATAGAACGACACAAGTTGTATTCTACGTATAGCGAGCAATTTGAAGTACAGATGATTTGTAAAAGGAAACAttagaaaatatgcaaaaaaaaatttagttttattgaGCAGGGACCTACATGGCAAGATTCTTACTTACTGATGAAGTCTCTTTTATAAAGCACATTTGTAGGATTTGTCTCTTTGAAGCAACTTTCAAAAAGTAGTCCCTGgcggttggcccagtggtgtagtggttaagtttacatgctctgcttcggtagaCCCaggttttggatcccaggcatgcacctatgcaccactcgtcaagctatgctgtggcagcatgccacatgcaAAATGCAGGAATATtggtacagatgtcagctcagcgacagtcttcctcaagcaaaaagaggaagattggcaacagatgttagctgagggctaatctccctcaccaaaaaaacccccaaaaaacaaaaaacccagtgGTTCATGAACTATGGACCAACTGGTGTGACTTGTTGAAAGCAGATGCTTAAGCATCACACTagaacttttaaatataaatctctGAAGGTCGAGTCTGAGTTGATTCTAAGGGAATGAAGTTTAAGAAACACAGCTGTTGAGCATGTGGAGTCAGCAAAGTTCTTAGAATGGAGGAAGGATTGAAGAGTGTCACAGGTACATGTAGGtcttgaaaacttaaaaatactcAGCACCTGACATTTTGAGGGAAAGTAAGAATAGTTAAACAAGACGTTAGGTTCTAAATTGAAAAAGAGTTTCAGTGGGGAACTAGAGAAACTGGTCAGCAAATTTAAATTAGAAGCCAAAATGCATTGACTTGGTAAATATAATAGGGTGATTGGGTAAGAACAAGTTGCAGTTTTTTGTGTATGCAAAAACCCAGAGTCTGCCACAGGCTCTTGGAACCCAGGGAGTTTGGCAATCAGAGTGATTCTGGATCCCATCCACTGAGGCTGGTCATATGATTCCTACCCAAGTCAAATGCTCAGAAACTAGATGGGGCTGAAGTAGCAGGAGAAGATGTCAGAGACTAGGTAGGAGGATTTGCAGAAGGCTGATAGCTCTAATAGTCCTTAGCACTATTTTTATGTGACTGCAGTGTTTAAAACATCCCCATggcaaagacatttttaaatacgAGAATTTAAGTGCTTTATAGGGTTGTTTAGGAACCTCATGCCTTAAAGTTATGAGATAATAACCACTATGAACAATGTCGTGGCTCAGAAACTGAGTGTGCTTTAATTAAATTGTGTCCTCcaggaaaaataattcagaagatTGGACTGTCAACTTTGGAGCTATAGTAAATAGACCACATATGACACGAAAAGtccaaaacattatttttcatgaaaattatagCAAGCCTGGGGTTCATGATGATATTGCCCTTGTGCAGCTTGCTGAAGAAGTCTTCTTTACAAAGTATGTTCGTAGGATTTGTCTTCCTGAAGCCAAAATGAAGCTCTCAGATAATGACAGTGTTGTAGTTACTGGATGGGGAACACTTTACATGAACGGTAAGTTTTTCAGTACAAGCAGAATAGCTTCATGGGAATAATTATTCAGATAAGCGATCAATCAATCACTCTGTCACACAATTAACCAATCAGCAAATATACTGAAAAGAAACCCAAGTGGTGAGACCAACACATGGCATTGTCttcaatttctaaaatttctctggGAATGAGATTTGGAAAAATTGGAACGATGTGTGAGGCAGCCAGCTGTGATAAACATCAGAGACAGACCACTCTATACTTGGGCTGGACTGGTCCTTGGTGACCAAAAGAATATGTTTTATTCTATAGATGTTCTTTGTCTCAACAAACAAGTTATGATCCCCATAATATGCAGAATTTATTGCCTTTAGGTCCCCTTCCAGTGATACTTCAACAGGCCTCTGTGAAGATTATCGACAACAAAGTTTGCAATGCTCCACATGCATTAGCTGGCTTGGTGACCGACACAATGCTATGTGCCGGATTCATGTCAGGAGAAGCTGATGCCTGTCAGGTACCTCTGGATACATTATCAAGTCATTTTATCCCCAAATACTAATTAAATGGAAGTTTTTGccaatgcaaaatattttttgtgttaaTAATTACCAAATAGTAACTTCTTATTTCAAcccaaataacaaatatttatgaatccCACTTACATACCAGTCACCAACCTAGATGCTGGGGATGCAGTGGGGAACACaattcctgctctcatggagttttCAGTCTAGAAATTTGTATGATGGATAATACTTACaaggtaataaaataaatttggccCTATTTTCTGGGCAACCTGCAGACCTGGAATGCTGCCTCTTCCTAATCCAGAGATGCAGCAGGAGCTTCAGCATGTGCTCATGTCACCCATTCCTCAAAGGCTTCATCATGGCCCAGCTAAGGCACTTTCACCATAGTGAGGGCCGGACTCACTATAAAGTCAAATTCTGGTCTGCCCAAAACAACACTTGGCATCTGTAGGCAATATATTTCGGTTTGTCCTGGGttttgaataaattctagagTTCCACAGTTCTAAGCCTAAAGAGGGCGGATTGTTTTTAGTGCCCAGGGGCTATTGGTAACTCCAGGGGAGAggtaaaagaaattatttgacaggacaagaataattttttccctttttcttctagAATGATTCTGGTGGACCACTAGCTTACCCTGACTCTAGAAATATCTGGCACCTTGTTGGAATAGTAAGCTGGGGTGAGGGATGCGGTAAAAAGAACAAGCCTGGTGTCTATACTCGAGTGACTGCTTATCGTGATTGGATTACCTCCAAGACTGGACTCTGAAAGAAAAGCAACTTTGGAATGCAACACATGGACAACTGGAGTGTATTCTCATCTGTTGcttcaaaatctttttattttgattgttgGCATGCCAATCATTTTCTTATATACAAGTCCATAAAGGTCTTTACCAATATTTCATTATATCTAAAACACTGCACgtacatttatttatctatttactaATAtaggaaattaaggaaaaaagatggtcaaaatatttttgttaattacCTAGTTCTGATTTCTCTTACCATTTATTCAGAATTGaccttaatttatttttcagaatttaaaaaaatacacattatgTTAATATGAGAATATATATGCCAGATCtatgaaacaaattatttttcattctataaATTATCACTGTGTTTTGTTAGACTGGAATATGTAAGATAAATAATGTACGTTCAATTTTTATTTACATGTGAGGTAGTTTGTATGCCTCAGAAAACCACACAGTCTTGGAGTGGAGAAAGGATATCAGAGGTTCAGCTAGACCAAGTCTCTCAATTTGTAGATGAAAAATTACTTGCTTAAAGTCACTCTTCAGCTTCTCTGATAAATTGTAACCCTCATGTGAATTTCCCCATAGAGTTTAGATCCAAAATTAGtcaggaatttaaaaatgatttctttttcttcttctccccaaagccccccagtacatagctgtatattctagctgtaggtccttctggctctgctatgtgggatgctacctcagcgtggcttgatgagtggtgctaggtctgcacccaggatccgagctggtaaaatcctgggccgccaaagtggaacgcatgaacttaaccacttggccatggagccagtccctaaacattatttttaagttgcGATTATTTATATAACACTTTTATTCATGTCTTTCTTTAGTCATTTGTTTGCCTTCTCTCAGTGCAAAAATAATATGAGGTCCTCAAGGGCAGGCCCTTCTTACAGTGGGCATGAAGTTGTATGGAGGGCTGACTTTGTAATCTCtgcaaataattttccttttgtaatttcctaaaataaaaacagtagctaaaaatttgaaaagcagctaaaataaactaaaaaaatactCCTTCCTTCAATTGTTTGTGATGTTactcttattctttctttattataaAGTATGACTCAAGTGACATGCATAATGATATCAAGCCAATCCATAACCAGGTGTGACAAGgtggtgtttctctctctctactcctttctcagTCAGGTCAtacttactttttttaaagattttattttttcctttttctccccaacgccccccggtacatagttgtgtattcttcgttgtgggttcttctagttgtggcatgtgggatgctgcctcagcgtggtctgatgagcagtgccatgtccgcacccagggttcgaaccaacgaaacactgggccgcctgcagcggagcgcgcgaacttaaccactcggccacggggccagccccaggtcatACTTACTTTTTAACACCTAGTGTTTTCAAGGAACTGTCAGGTATAGACACAGAATCTCCTTTCAAGGATGCTGTATTTAGTGGATAAAGCCAGGCAGTAAACATACAAATAAGAGAATTTTGGATTGTGATAAAtgttatgaaggaaataaaaagtaatatgaTAGAAAGCACTGAGGCGATGAGGAGTACTAGAGATTGAGCAGTCTGAATAACCTCTCACAGAAAGTAGTATTTGAACTGGACCTAAGTGATGAAGAGGCAAAACATATGAAACatctgagagaagagaaattcaAAGGGAATTGTAACATCTTTGAGACGGAAATAAATGATGTGGATGTGTGGGCAGAAACAGGACTAGTGTGACTGAAGCCTGGTGGGGAAGTGAGAGATGGTAGGCAACAATGTGGAAAAGGTAGCTGGGGGCCAAGTCAAATGGGCCTTTGTAACGaccttggattttattttaactgCAGTGGGAGACCCTGGAGTTTTCTAGGCATAGGAGTGAGTGAGATGATTTAATATATACTTCGAGAAGATTGTTTTAGCTTTGACGAAGAGAATGGGTTGGTGGGGGGTCGGGGGGAGTGGTAAAGAGAACAagatgagaaggagaaagacaggtTAGAAAGCTATGGCAGTTGTCCTGGTGAGAAAGGAACACATATTCACCATTTTCCTTGGGTCAAGAACTTACCTAGGTGGGATAACAGAAGGAATCCTTTTATAATGCAActcaaaatggagaaaaaaagatagagCCTCTTTTAGTATAATACTACTACTAAGAGTTGTGAGAGGTATTGCTGGCTGTGTAATAGTCTCCCTGTCTTGTCCATACTTAATTCAGAAGCCAGATATTCATGAACTTAGTTCCTTCTTCCCCAACCTCATGAGCAcggtgtcttagtcagcttgggctactataacaaattaccatagactgagtggcttaaacaacaaacatttatttctcatagttctggaggctgggaagtccaggatcaaggttcCAACAGATCTAGCATCTGGTAAGGCCCTTCTTCCTAGTTTTCAGATGACTGTCTTTGTTTTATCCTCTCAGGctagagagcagagagaggcaaTCTCtttctcttgtgtctcttctcaTAAGAGCACAAATCTCATCATGAGGACTCTGCCCTCATGAgctaattatctcccaaaagctccatctccaaataccaccatTAGGGACtagggtttcaacacatgaattttgaggcAGCACAAACTTTCAGTCCACAGCACATAGATCTgtctttctcctgctttttccAGGGGCAAAGCAGATGGAACTGAATGAGTGATGACTCCAGTACAGAAATGATGGGAAGTGTTGGGTTTTGTTTCCTTGTGCGGTCTCTAATTAACCAATTAGTTTTGGCTTTAACAAGGGACTTTTAGTCATGACTTCCTGTTCAAGGATTGTATTTACAATAGAAACATCTCCAACCTATCAGTGGATGGAAACTAGATCTTTGAACTCATAATTTAGTATCTTGTTTAGGAACACAGACTTTCATATTAATGCATTCAAGTTTTCACTGAAAAGTGAGCCAGAGAAGAGAAGATAAAGTGATGCAAAATTTagagaattattttgtttatattttttaatttaatttaatcttagATATAGGCCTAATGGCCCAAAGCCCATTGTAAACTCTATTCCATTGGCTGAAATTTTTTTTGCATAGCTCACAAATATCTTCATGTTCTGCTTACTGAGCTTATATACTATGATCAACCATGACATATACAGCCACTGCCCTTGCCCCTTTCTCTGTTCACTAGCTAGCCTGGCAAAACCACAAACTTGATTACACACCACTCTCCAACTTCCTGGTGCATGGATCCTAGTTGCTGACCATA
Proteins encoded in this region:
- the LOC106843215 gene encoding transmembrane protease serine 11B-like isoform X2; the encoded protein is MYRHGISSERRSRPLWMMVLIFLGVMAILGVTIGLLVHFLAVGKTYYYQGDFHISGVTYNDSCENAASQASTDLNKDIETKMSDAFQNSSLYKEYTNSQVIKLLVQLQLTFKFPPAKRDRMKTEIEAILHQILKDNMASWNAVPTSIKLIEISKADAEMLTNNCCGRRLTNSIIAGNRIVNGKNALAGAWPWQASMQWKGQHHCGASLISSRWLLSAAHCFSKKNNSEDWTVNFGAIVNRPHMTRKVQNIIFHENYSKPGVHDDIALVQLAEEVFFTKYVRRICLPEAKMKLSDNDSVVVTGWGTLYMNGPLPVILQQASVKIIDNKVCNAPHALAGLVTDTMLCAGFMSGEADACQNDSGGPLAYPDSRNIWHLVGIVSWGEGCGKKNKPGVYTRVTAYRDWITSKTGL
- the LOC106843215 gene encoding transmembrane protease serine 11B-like isoform X1 — its product is MYRHGISSERRSRPLWMMVLIFLGVMAILGVTIGLLVHFLAVGKTYYYQGDFHISGVTYNDSCENAASQASTDLNKDIETKMSDAFQNSSLYKEYTNSQVIKLLPYLNGSSVQLQLTFKFPPAKRDRMKTEIEAILHQILKDNMASWNAVPTSIKLIEISKADAEMLTNNCCGRRLTNSIIAGNRIVNGKNALAGAWPWQASMQWKGQHHCGASLISSRWLLSAAHCFSKKNNSEDWTVNFGAIVNRPHMTRKVQNIIFHENYSKPGVHDDIALVQLAEEVFFTKYVRRICLPEAKMKLSDNDSVVVTGWGTLYMNGPLPVILQQASVKIIDNKVCNAPHALAGLVTDTMLCAGFMSGEADACQNDSGGPLAYPDSRNIWHLVGIVSWGEGCGKKNKPGVYTRVTAYRDWITSKTGL